GTTATTATGGATTGTGCGAAACCGCATTTCCCCACATGCTTTTTGAAGGTGAGTCCAAAGCCAGTGGTCAATGGCATCAAATCGGTCGCCCGAGATCGGGATTTACAGCGCGGGTATTGGATTCCAGTGGCCATCAAGCGCCATCCGGATTCCCAGGGGAACTTTATCTTGGAGGTCCCGCTGTTGGACGTGAAATTTGGAAACAGCCCAGGGAAACTGCCGCTTGTTTCCGCCCCCATCCCCTAACAAGCCGTTCAGGAGCCAGATGTCTAGTAATCCACAAGAGGGCTAGGTGTAGTCTGGACGGGGTTTTTGAGATTGAACTCCCTGGTAATACCATCCAGAACCCTACAATCGAAACGTCCAACATTCTGGAAACCGACCCTCAAGTGGAGAGCCAGATCGCTGCAATTTGGGGTGATGTTCTGCAGGTCGAGGGAATTGGATTACACGATAATTTTTTCGATCTTGGTGGCCATTCGTTATCCGCCACCCGCGTGATTTCTCGTGTGCGTAAAACATTTTCAGTCGAAATTCCCCTTCGAGTCCTATTCGAGTCACCTACAGTCGCTGAACTTGCCAGATATGTCAGGGGACTGGAAAAACGTTCCGGTTCTGTTCTCCAGCGACGGTCCGAGAAAGGTGATATACCACTCTCCTTTGCTCAGGAGCGATTGTGGTTTCTTGAGCAATTTTTGCCAAGTACGGGCACATACAATATTCCGGTGGTTAAAAGATGGTACAAAAGGCTGAATCCGATTCTACTGGAAAACGTCATCAATGAGATTATAGCTCGTCATGAAACACTACGGACTATTTTTCCAGATAGTGAAGGGCGTCCTATTCAACGGATTTTGCCACAGCTTCGAATACCACTGAAGACCATAAACCTTGATCAGCTGCCTAGACTGCTAGCCCTGATTGAAACTAGACGATTGTCAGATGAGGAAGCAAACACGCCCTTTGATCTGGCTTCTGGACCACTACTGCGAGCACAGCTCGTGCAAATTGCTGGAGACGAATCTGTGCTGTTGCTTACCGTACATCATATTGTTGCGGATGGCTGGTCGTTTCAAATCTTATTTAAGGAGTTGGAAACCATATATGAAGCCCTTGAACAAGGACTCCCCACGCCCTTGGTATCGTTGGAGCTGCAGTACAGTGATTGGGTGGTCTGGCAACGGCGGGAATTGACTGGGCAAAAACTCGAACAACTTCTTCGATATTGGCGAACTATGCTTGAAGACGCACCTCCGCTCTTGAAACTTCCAACTGATCGACCTCGATCGCGGCATAAAGCCTCCCGCGGCGAGACCTGCGGATTCCATATCCCAAAGAATCTTCGCCCTCGTCTTGAAGCATTCAGTCAAGCTGAACGCAGCACACTGTTCATGACCTTACTCACGGGATTCTACGCGCTTCTAAAACGATGGAGCGGTCAAGCAGACATTGTGGTGGGGAGCCCTATTGCTAACAGAACTCAACACGAGACTGAGCCGTTAATAGGGTTTTTTGCCAATACCTTAGCTCTGCGTGCTCGGGTAGAACCAAATGATACCTTCCGTTCGCTACAGCAGCGTGTTCGAGAGGTAACGCTAAGCGGGTACGCCCATCAAGATTTACCATTCGAGAAGTTGGTTGAAGAGCTTCAGCCTATACGAAGTCTCACCAACAATCCGGTGTTTCAGGTTATGTTTGTTTTTCAAAATGAAGAGGCTAGTAGAGAACAATTGGCGGGAAATGCCAATAATGAGGATAATGTGCGCTTCGCCTCCCCCCCTGGTGGAACCTCTAAATTCGATCTGTCGGCATTCATTATTGATCAACAGGAGCGTCTTGTTATCGGCTTCGAGTTCAATGTGGAGTTATTCGATAAGGAAACAATCATCAGGCTTGGGCACCGTTACTCCCAGCTTCTTACTGCAGCCATGGACGACCCTGATGAACGGATCGATTCCCTTGCCCTTATTTCCAAAGAAGAAGAAGAGAAGTGGCTTGCGCAAAGTCGTGGACCGAATTCCGTGGGTCCATTTTCCGTTGCAAAAGAGGTGCTCGAGCAAGCTAGTCTAACGCCTCATTCTGTTGCGGTTATTGACAAGGTGCCTATTACATACTCAGAGCTAGTGAGACGTGTTCAGATAATCGCGTTCTATATCAGAGAGAGTGTGGATCCTGGTTCGAAGATTGGACTTTGTACCGAGCGAAGCGCCGACGCAGTCGCTGCCACCATCGCGATTTTACTTGCTGGCTGTACTTATGTGCCACTTGAGCCAGATCTTCCTTCCGGGCTCTTACGTTCTATTATTGATGAATCACAGCTTTCCCTGATCCTTTTGGGTAAAAGCGTTCCTTGTAAGCAATTTGCCGGAGTTAAATTATTAGAACTTGATCTGCTGACCTCGATGCCCTCTGATTCTCAGCCCTGGCCAGATATCCTTCATGAAATGATTGCTTACGTCATTTACACTTCTGGCTCTCTAGGGCAGCGAAAGGGTGTTGTAATGACGTATGGCACGCTTTCAAATTTGATATCTTGGCAAAATCATCGGTCGAATCTTCCACCCGGAGCTCGAACTCTTCAATTTGCGTCGCTAAGCTTCGATGTGTCCATCCAAGAAATATTCGCTACTTTGTGTGCAGGCGGTACTTTGGTTGTTGCCAATAAGGCCTCTCGGCGCGATCCGGAATTACTGCTTCGAATTATTCATGAACAGAAAATCATGCGACTGTTTCTTCCTCCGGTTGCCTTGCGGCAACTTGCAGCCAATTGTAAGATGTTGCCCCAGACTCTGCAGGAGATCATTGCTGCTGGAGAACAACTTGTACTTAGCCCCCCTATAGTTGAACTTCTCGATCGTTGTCCTCACGTTAAACTTTATAACCAATACGGTCCATCAGAAACACATGTTGTTACCGAGTATTGCGTAGATGTGCAAGGGCCAGTTCTACCTCCGATTGGCCGTCCGATTCCAGGAGTTGCTTGCTATGTTCTCGACACAGCCTTTCGACCTACGGGTCCGGATTGCCCTGGTGAACTTTATCTTGGAGGCGTGTGCGTTGCGTTGGGCTATCTGGACCGTCCCTACCTGACCGCAGACCGTTTTGTGCCGAATCCCTTCTCGAAAGGTCGACTTTACCGAACCGGTGATCTGGCACGATTTCGTTCCGATGGTTTACTTGAGTTCCTTGGACGCAATGATGATCAAATAAAAGTTCGGGGCTTTCGAATAGAACCGGGAGAAATCGAGAATGTTGTCGAGCAACATGACGCGGTGCGTGCGGCTGCCGTCACCACTGTAGGTAAAGGAGACGGGTTGCGCTTGGTAGCATTTGTAGTGCTGAGAGAAGGGGCTACTGTGACGGCTGTAGGGTTGCGGAGTTTTGTTCGGGCAAGGCTGCCAGAGCACATGGTGCCTGCATCCTATACCAAACTTCTTTCGCTTCCTTTAACCTCCACCGGAAAGCTGGACCGTCGAGCCCTTCTCCGACTCGAGGTTACCCAAGATACTGAAAAGACTTACATTAAGCCGCGCAGCCCAGTAGA
Above is a window of Candidatus Nitrospira neomarina DNA encoding:
- a CDS encoding non-ribosomal peptide synthetase, translating into MSPSADERRQQLAYLLQKKVSRPRDHPPSFAQERLWFLDQLRPGDTSYNLVSVVNMGGLIDVRVLRKSLDEVLRRHEILRTIFPTVDGGVVQRVLPEFRIEVPVVDLSLVPANKVEIEVRRQTRVQAGLPFNLASGPILRATILHFFTSDRLLLAVHHIAVDAWSFDILLREVNTLYAAFLMDQPSPLPELELQYADWARWQRDSLVDSKIDKELAYWMEELNGSPSVLELPGDHERPQVPTTQGGSYSFRLPRRLRDEILSLGHAEGTTLFMTLLAGLTALLFRWSGSSDIPIGTPMSSRTRAELEPLIGLFLNTVVLRLKIRSDDTFRNLLRRTRDTTFRAFAHQDLPFEKLVEALHPSRSPSLNPIFQVMLVVQSASDPDASPSDANKPIVTSVKFDLSFNIVAYENCLDVLIVWAADLFDEKTIVRLGTVWETLLTTACAAPDCRISELPLIEKEEARLHMDWSGECAVVSLNESALTFFTKQSQQNPENVAVKVGDCSCTYQELLSQSRRIGEALRTRAIGPELPVGLHMEDSSTMLAAMLGVWHAGGVVVLLPPQLSRNRMSQIINNSSPSIIVSEPSLISNLKGLSINGVLFDELLTNDCQSLDVLSDPLSLACVFYPPWTGGSKGLAMDHRGLLEIGLGTARELGLEKEDRVAVFSPFGWSESWDIVLAALLSGATILRLGGSDVYDFLKGLQNSRITVLGVPATIFPQLACGLSEIFETSSPPIKVLVVTGEGQQIDILREAYSYWHTIGFDTVRFVSYYGLCETAFPHMLFEGESKASGQWHQIGRPRSGFTARVLDSSGHQAPSGFPGELYLGGPAVGREIWKQPRETAACFRPHPLTSRSGARCLVIHKRARCSLDGVFEIELPGNTIQNPTIETSNILETDPQVESQIAAIWGDVLQVEGIGLHDNFFDLGGHSLSATRVISRVRKTFSVEIPLRVLFESPTVAELARYVRGLEKRSGSVLQRRSEKGDIPLSFAQERLWFLEQFLPSTGTYNIPVVKRWYKRLNPILLENVINEIIARHETLRTIFPDSEGRPIQRILPQLRIPLKTINLDQLPRLLALIETRRLSDEEANTPFDLASGPLLRAQLVQIAGDESVLLLTVHHIVADGWSFQILFKELETIYEALEQGLPTPLVSLELQYSDWVVWQRRELTGQKLEQLLRYWRTMLEDAPPLLKLPTDRPRSRHKASRGETCGFHIPKNLRPRLEAFSQAERSTLFMTLLTGFYALLKRWSGQADIVVGSPIANRTQHETEPLIGFFANTLALRARVEPNDTFRSLQQRVREVTLSGYAHQDLPFEKLVEELQPIRSLTNNPVFQVMFVFQNEEASREQLAGNANNEDNVRFASPPGGTSKFDLSAFIIDQQERLVIGFEFNVELFDKETIIRLGHRYSQLLTAAMDDPDERIDSLALISKEEEEKWLAQSRGPNSVGPFSVAKEVLEQASLTPHSVAVIDKVPITYSELVRRVQIIAFYIRESVDPGSKIGLCTERSADAVAATIAILLAGCTYVPLEPDLPSGLLRSIIDESQLSLILLGKSVPCKQFAGVKLLELDLLTSMPSDSQPWPDILHEMIAYVIYTSGSLGQRKGVVMTYGTLSNLISWQNHRSNLPPGARTLQFASLSFDVSIQEIFATLCAGGTLVVANKASRRDPELLLRIIHEQKIMRLFLPPVALRQLAANCKMLPQTLQEIIAAGEQLVLSPPIVELLDRCPHVKLYNQYGPSETHVVTEYCVDVQGPVLPPIGRPIPGVACYVLDTAFRPTGPDCPGELYLGGVCVALGYLDRPYLTADRFVPNPFSKGRLYRTGDLARFRSDGLLEFLGRNDDQIKVRGFRIEPGEIENVVEQHDAVRAAAVTTVGKGDGLRLVAFVVLREGATVTAVGLRSFVRARLPEHMVPASYTKLLSLPLTSTGKLDRRALLRLEVTQDTEKTYIKPRSPVERSLAAIWEELLGLSRIGIQDNFFDLGGHSLLATQMVSRARTVFQIEIPVSLIFEQPTLEELALAIVGEQAASCEEETVRLLADIEALPSDEVRRQRTQE